The following coding sequences lie in one uncultured Mailhella sp. genomic window:
- a CDS encoding DUF3870 domain-containing protein, with protein MSHTSESCILIGGYAQPPKETAANFAYSILSCQLLINKKSHCIVQCHFNTISSLTSDYINDLLFGYCFDDPLEPLLEKIQTHIHLAITSSIVHALRNAQERFRQIDIPA; from the coding sequence ATGAGTCATACTTCGGAATCGTGCATACTGATTGGTGGATATGCTCAACCCCCAAAGGAGACGGCTGCCAATTTCGCATACAGCATATTATCCTGCCAGCTTCTTATTAATAAGAAATCCCACTGCATCGTGCAGTGCCATTTCAACACCATAAGCTCGCTCACGTCCGACTACATCAACGATCTGCTGTTCGGCTACTGCTTCGATGATCCGCTGGAGCCGCTTCTGGAAAAAATTCAGACGCACATCCACCTCGCCATCACAAGCAGCATCGTTCACGCCCTGCGCAATGCGCAGGAACGCTTCCGGCAGATAGACATTCCCGCGTAA
- a CDS encoding iron-containing alcohol dehydrogenase, translating to MKNFEFCVTTDILFGAGQESQLPEKLKAYGRKILLTYGGGSIKKTGLYDRLKALLNDFEIFELGGIAPNPKIESVREGAAICKKEGIDMILAVGGGSTIDCSKAIAAAACHDGDAWDLLLDMNNLTRALPVAVVLTIAATGSEMDAVAVISNDETGEKLPFFSPLLLPKVAVLNPENTYTVPPFQTASGAADIMSHVIENYFDREPALVPDAINEGLLRTVIACAPLALEQPSNYEARAQLMWASTLALNGLGSAGKNFAWSCHYIEHELSALYDITHGAGLAVLTPKWMRYILSDDTVDKFCDYAANVWGFRREEDKYALANRGIDATEAFFKSIGLPSTLTEFGIDDAMFETMAEKAVRIGSLSNAYVPLDERDVVRILRMSL from the coding sequence ATGAAAAACTTTGAATTCTGCGTAACTACCGATATTTTGTTCGGTGCGGGACAGGAAAGCCAGCTTCCCGAAAAATTGAAAGCCTACGGCAGAAAAATTCTTCTGACCTATGGCGGCGGCAGTATCAAGAAAACCGGGCTTTATGACAGACTGAAGGCTTTGCTGAACGACTTTGAAATATTCGAGCTTGGCGGTATAGCTCCCAACCCGAAAATTGAAAGCGTCCGCGAAGGCGCCGCCATCTGCAAAAAGGAAGGCATCGACATGATCCTGGCCGTGGGCGGCGGAAGCACCATCGACTGTTCCAAGGCCATTGCCGCAGCGGCATGCCATGACGGCGACGCTTGGGATCTTCTGCTGGACATGAACAACTTGACCCGAGCTCTTCCCGTGGCCGTCGTGCTGACCATTGCCGCCACAGGCAGCGAAATGGACGCCGTCGCCGTTATCTCCAACGACGAGACCGGGGAAAAACTGCCGTTCTTCTCCCCGCTGCTTCTGCCCAAAGTGGCTGTGCTCAATCCGGAAAACACCTATACCGTTCCCCCCTTCCAGACGGCCTCCGGCGCCGCGGACATCATGTCGCACGTGATCGAAAACTATTTCGACCGCGAACCGGCCCTTGTGCCCGACGCCATCAATGAAGGACTTCTGCGGACCGTCATCGCCTGCGCTCCCCTCGCCCTGGAGCAGCCATCCAACTACGAGGCAAGGGCGCAGCTCATGTGGGCCAGCACGCTGGCGCTGAACGGTCTGGGCTCCGCCGGAAAAAACTTTGCCTGGAGCTGCCACTACATCGAGCACGAGCTCAGCGCCCTCTACGACATCACCCACGGAGCCGGGCTCGCCGTTCTGACGCCGAAGTGGATGCGCTACATTCTTTCCGACGACACGGTGGACAAGTTCTGCGACTACGCCGCCAATGTCTGGGGATTCCGCAGAGAAGAAGACAAATATGCACTGGCCAACCGCGGCATCGACGCCACGGAGGCGTTCTTCAAGAGCATCGGCCTGCCCTCCACACTGACGGAATTCGGCATAGACGACGCCATGTTCGAGACGATGGCCGAAAAGGCCGTCCGCATCGGCTCTCTGAGCAATGCCTACGTGCCGCTGGATGAACGGGACGTCGTCCGGATTCTGCGCATGAGCCTGTAA
- a CDS encoding formylglycine-generating enzyme family protein, whose protein sequence is MKFFFITALCLSAIMSASQVQAATELVLIQGGDFEVGSPTSENRREKDEVRHHVVLSSFYMGSREVTQEEYRELMGNNPSRFQGDDLPVENVSWHDAVAYCNARSVAENLTPAYVISGRGDARTVTWNRSANGYRLPTEAEWEYACRAGTNTPFSTGENVTVDQANYYGTYPYDGYPSGRYRSRTIPAGSFAPNAWGLYDMHGNVWEWCWDWYGAYGDESVVNPAGADSGTYRVNRGGGWNDFGRHLRSAYRAAYPPENRTFNLGFRLARNAD, encoded by the coding sequence ATGAAATTTTTCTTCATCACAGCCCTTTGTCTGAGCGCCATAATGTCGGCATCCCAGGTTCAGGCCGCAACCGAGCTTGTCCTCATTCAGGGCGGGGACTTTGAAGTGGGAAGTCCGACCTCGGAAAATCGCCGGGAGAAAGATGAGGTACGCCATCATGTCGTGCTGTCTTCCTTTTACATGGGCAGCCGGGAAGTGACGCAGGAGGAGTACAGGGAACTCATGGGAAACAATCCCAGCCGGTTCCAGGGCGATGACCTGCCGGTGGAAAATGTCAGCTGGCACGATGCCGTGGCGTACTGCAACGCCAGAAGCGTTGCCGAAAACCTGACGCCGGCCTACGTCATCAGCGGCCGTGGAGACGCCAGAACCGTGACGTGGAACCGCAGCGCGAACGGCTACCGGCTCCCGACGGAAGCGGAATGGGAATACGCCTGCCGGGCGGGGACGAACACGCCTTTTTCCACGGGGGAAAACGTCACGGTCGATCAGGCGAACTATTACGGCACGTATCCTTACGACGGCTATCCCAGCGGCCGCTACCGCAGCCGTACCATTCCTGCGGGCAGCTTCGCGCCCAACGCCTGGGGACTGTACGACATGCACGGCAACGTCTGGGAATGGTGCTGGGACTGGTACGGCGCCTACGGCGATGAGAGCGTCGTCAATCCTGCCGGAGCCGATTCCGGAACCTACCGGGTCAACCGGGGAGGAGGCTGGAATGATTTTGGGCGTCATCTTCGCTCTGCTTACAGAGCTGCGTATCCGCCGGAAAACAGGACGTTCAATCTCGGATTCCGCCTTGCCCGCAACGCGGACTGA
- a CDS encoding SDR family oxidoreductase yields the protein MELNLKGKHVVVTGGANGLCHDIAAAYYEAGANVCLVDIAPNLAEAAKGLEKDRKITYVSCDLSKLDQLPADYEAMKECCGGRIDVLFNGAGIQYRAKAEEFPLSRWKLILDINLNAVFALSQLAGRDMLAQGYGRIINMASMTSFFGSEMVPAYASSKGAVAQLTKALSNEWASRGVNVNAIAPGYMVTKLTADMQEKNPAQYKEITSRIPMKRWGTGQDLGGLAVFLASSAADYITGAVIPVDGGYLGK from the coding sequence ATGGAACTGAACCTGAAAGGAAAACATGTGGTCGTCACCGGCGGGGCCAACGGCCTCTGCCACGACATAGCAGCCGCCTACTACGAAGCCGGAGCCAACGTCTGCCTCGTGGACATCGCGCCGAACCTCGCCGAAGCCGCCAAGGGCCTTGAAAAGGACCGCAAGATCACCTACGTCAGCTGCGATCTGAGCAAGCTGGATCAGCTTCCCGCCGACTACGAAGCCATGAAGGAATGCTGCGGCGGCCGCATCGACGTGCTGTTCAACGGCGCGGGCATCCAGTACCGGGCCAAGGCCGAAGAGTTTCCGCTGTCGAGGTGGAAGCTGATTCTGGACATCAATCTCAACGCCGTGTTCGCGCTCTCCCAGCTCGCCGGACGCGACATGCTGGCGCAGGGCTACGGGCGCATCATCAACATGGCGTCCATGACGTCCTTCTTCGGCAGCGAAATGGTTCCGGCCTACGCTTCCAGCAAGGGCGCCGTCGCCCAGCTGACCAAGGCTCTGTCCAACGAATGGGCCAGCCGCGGCGTCAACGTCAACGCCATCGCTCCCGGCTACATGGTCACCAAGCTGACCGCCGACATGCAGGAAAAGAATCCCGCGCAGTACAAGGAAATCACCAGCCGCATTCCCATGAAGCGCTGGGGCACCGGACAGGATCTGGGCGGACTTGCCGTGTTCCTCGCCAGCAGCGCCGCCGACTACATCACCGGAGCCGTCATTCCCGTGGACGGCGGCTATCTCGGGAAATAG
- a CDS encoding ATP-binding cassette domain-containing protein, translated as MIRLEDVCKVFAGAQGPVEAVKHVHLTIKSGEIFGIIGFSGAGKSTLLRCINLLERPTSGRVLFDDIDLTQLSSAEVRAVRRRIGMIFQQFNLFSSRTVFGNVAFPLAGRGLSKDAVAARVRELLELVGLSGREDDYPSQLSGGQKQRVAIARALASEPEVLLCDEATSALDPQTTQSILQLLRELNRKLGLTIVLITHEMQVIKEICHHVAVMENGAVVEQGDVFSVFANPQQPVTRNFMEMTSHVAGFRRLLNEKSPLLELKPGQCILSLRYLERNVCSALVSYLSRTYGVDLNIIFGNVEMIDGHPLGGLIVIAEGKENSIRECIDYLEHIHVGVEVLLNA; from the coding sequence ATGATTCGTCTCGAAGACGTCTGCAAGGTGTTCGCAGGCGCGCAGGGCCCCGTGGAGGCCGTCAAACATGTCCATCTGACCATCAAAAGCGGCGAAATATTCGGCATCATCGGCTTTTCCGGCGCGGGAAAGTCCACCTTGCTTCGCTGCATCAATCTTCTGGAACGTCCCACGTCGGGCAGAGTGCTGTTCGACGATATTGATCTCACGCAGCTGAGCTCCGCGGAAGTGCGCGCCGTGCGTCGCCGCATCGGCATGATCTTCCAGCAGTTCAATCTGTTCAGCTCCCGCACGGTCTTCGGCAATGTGGCCTTTCCCCTCGCCGGACGCGGCCTCTCCAAAGACGCCGTGGCCGCTCGTGTGCGGGAACTTCTTGAACTCGTAGGCCTTTCAGGCCGGGAAGACGACTACCCCTCCCAGCTTTCCGGCGGTCAGAAGCAGCGCGTGGCCATCGCCCGCGCGCTTGCCAGCGAGCCCGAAGTGCTGCTCTGCGACGAAGCCACCAGCGCGCTTGATCCCCAGACCACCCAGTCCATTCTTCAGCTTCTGCGCGAACTGAACCGCAAGCTGGGGCTGACCATAGTCCTCATCACCCACGAAATGCAGGTCATCAAGGAAATCTGTCATCACGTCGCCGTCATGGAAAACGGCGCCGTGGTGGAACAGGGCGACGTCTTTTCCGTTTTCGCCAATCCGCAGCAGCCCGTGACCCGCAACTTCATGGAAATGACGTCTCATGTGGCCGGATTCCGCCGTCTTCTGAACGAGAAATCGCCGCTTCTGGAACTGAAGCCGGGACAGTGCATTCTCAGTCTCCGCTACCTTGAGCGCAACGTCTGCAGCGCGCTGGTCTCCTATCTTTCCCGCACCTACGGCGTGGATCTGAACATTATTTTCGGCAATGTCGAAATGATCGACGGGCATCCTCTGGGAGGCTTGATCGTCATTGCCGAGGGAAAGGAGAACTCCATCCGGGAATGTATTGATTATCTTGAACATATTCATGTAGGCGTGGAGGTGCTTCTCAATGCTTGA
- a CDS encoding flavodoxin gives MIISFSRRRFLTMSVMTLGALAVNGLFRPAHAAPSDTLIAYFSWSGNTRGIARLLHQKIGGDLVEIEPVTPYSENYNTCLDQAKRDQERAARPKLKTRIADMARYKTVFLGYPNWWASIPMPIASFLEQYDFSGKTIVPFVSHGGGRLGQSVTDIAKLCPSSRILEALSVRYSGGSSLSDDMDAWLNGTGLKA, from the coding sequence ATGATTATCTCTTTTTCCCGCCGTCGTTTTCTGACCATGTCCGTCATGACTCTCGGCGCTCTCGCCGTCAACGGCCTCTTTCGACCGGCTCATGCCGCGCCTTCCGACACGCTGATTGCGTATTTTTCGTGGTCGGGCAACACCCGCGGCATCGCACGGCTGCTGCATCAGAAAATCGGCGGAGACCTCGTGGAAATCGAACCGGTCACGCCCTATTCCGAAAACTACAACACCTGTCTGGACCAGGCAAAACGCGATCAGGAACGCGCGGCAAGGCCGAAACTGAAAACCCGCATCGCCGACATGGCGCGCTACAAGACGGTTTTCCTGGGCTATCCCAACTGGTGGGCCTCCATTCCCATGCCCATCGCCTCCTTTCTGGAGCAGTACGATTTTTCCGGCAAGACCATCGTCCCCTTCGTAAGCCACGGCGGCGGACGTCTGGGGCAGAGCGTCACGGACATTGCCAAGCTCTGCCCGTCCTCCAGAATTCTGGAAGCCCTTTCCGTTCGCTACAGCGGCGGATCTTCGCTCTCCGACGACATGGACGCATGGCTGAACGGAACCGGCCTGAAAGCATGA
- a CDS encoding FAD-binding oxidoreductase, producing MRELYDIIRDKDRVLLENIPEAALSDTLGRRRGTAQALVYPLSTEEVSAVMRFAWENRIPVTPRGAGTNLVGSTVPGGGIILDLSRMNRILDIDPATFTATVEPGVLLKDFQARVESLGLFYPPDPGEKASTLGGNISTNAGGMRAVKYGVTRDYVRGLTVVLANGDVVELGSRNVKDASGLDLRQLVVGSEGTLAVITRCLLRLVGKPEYSLTALVPFAGLDDGIRTVPAILQAGLNPTAVEFVERSVVELGERFTGISYPCPQAAAYILLTFDGHRNDIEDRVERVRELVLAHGALDFIPLGDPARAAEIWSVRGCLVKAVEAISEQEPVDIVVPIDKIADFVSYVHEVEQETGIRMVAFGHAGDGNVHLCVMRGERSDDEWSTELASCMKRIYAEAFRLGGLTSGEHGIGLSKRPYYLSHASDVELAVQRRIKNALDERHILNDHKSYLA from the coding sequence ATGCGTGAACTTTACGACATCATCCGCGACAAGGATCGCGTTCTTTTGGAAAACATTCCCGAAGCGGCCCTGTCCGACACGCTGGGCCGTCGCCGCGGAACCGCGCAGGCGCTGGTATATCCCCTGTCCACGGAAGAGGTGAGCGCCGTCATGCGCTTTGCCTGGGAAAACCGCATTCCCGTGACCCCGCGCGGCGCGGGAACCAATCTCGTGGGCTCCACGGTGCCCGGCGGGGGCATCATTCTCGATCTTTCCCGCATGAACCGCATTCTGGACATAGATCCCGCAACGTTTACCGCCACGGTGGAACCCGGCGTGCTGCTGAAGGATTTTCAGGCTAGGGTGGAATCTCTGGGACTGTTCTATCCTCCGGATCCGGGCGAGAAGGCCTCGACTCTCGGCGGCAACATTTCCACCAACGCCGGGGGCATGAGGGCCGTGAAATACGGCGTCACCCGCGACTACGTGCGCGGGCTCACCGTGGTTCTGGCCAACGGCGACGTCGTGGAGCTGGGAAGCAGGAACGTCAAGGACGCCAGCGGTCTGGATCTCAGGCAGCTTGTCGTCGGTTCGGAAGGCACGCTGGCCGTGATCACGCGCTGCCTCCTGCGCCTGGTGGGCAAGCCGGAATATTCTCTTACGGCGCTGGTTCCCTTTGCCGGTCTCGATGACGGCATCCGGACGGTTCCCGCGATTCTTCAGGCCGGTCTGAATCCCACGGCCGTGGAATTCGTGGAGCGCAGCGTGGTGGAGCTCGGCGAGCGCTTCACGGGCATCAGCTACCCCTGTCCGCAGGCCGCAGCCTACATTCTGCTCACCTTCGACGGGCACAGGAACGACATTGAAGACCGCGTGGAGCGCGTGCGCGAACTGGTGCTCGCCCACGGCGCGCTGGATTTTATTCCGCTCGGCGATCCGGCCCGGGCGGCGGAGATCTGGAGCGTGCGCGGCTGCCTGGTGAAGGCGGTGGAAGCCATCTCCGAACAGGAACCGGTGGACATCGTCGTGCCCATCGACAAGATTGCGGATTTCGTGTCCTACGTTCATGAAGTGGAGCAGGAAACCGGCATTCGGATGGTCGCGTTCGGTCATGCCGGAGACGGCAACGTGCATCTTTGCGTGATGCGCGGCGAGCGTTCCGACGATGAGTGGAGCACGGAACTTGCTTCCTGCATGAAGAGGATATACGCAGAGGCGTTTCGTCTGGGCGGACTGACGTCCGGCGAACACGGCATTGGCCTGAGCAAGCGCCCGTATTATCTGTCGCATGCGTCTGATGTTGAACTCGCCGTGCAGCGTCGCATCAAGAACGCGCTGGACGAGCGTCACATTCTCAACGATCATAAATCGTATCTGGCCTGA
- a CDS encoding N-acyl homoserine lactonase family protein, whose translation MNEPTLNVLPLGHLDCQYFRIVAGCDESRMYRSPVSALLIRHPRLGNILYDTGNSPYSRWEYGEAINSVYPVGSFVSIEQALSLHGLKCSDIDMIILSHLHFDHVGGLRYFQGTKAIKNVIVAETELQSACFSVFTGEEHSAYIKSLFDVEGVVYRPIRETTELAPDLTLFIQKAHTPGVTGLIVKTRTLGNVIATSDAVYTKETWETSTPPGGPINKGTEDFLANLQRLRDMQKHYDAVMLFGHDSEQIQEWSLKGDI comes from the coding sequence ATGAACGAACCCACCCTGAACGTGCTCCCTCTCGGGCACCTCGACTGCCAGTATTTCCGCATCGTGGCCGGATGCGACGAGAGCAGAATGTACCGCTCCCCGGTCAGCGCCCTGCTGATCCGGCATCCCAGGCTCGGCAACATTCTCTACGACACCGGCAACAGTCCCTACAGCCGGTGGGAATACGGCGAAGCCATCAACAGCGTCTATCCCGTCGGCAGCTTCGTTTCCATCGAGCAGGCTCTGAGTCTTCACGGACTGAAATGTTCCGACATCGACATGATCATCCTCTCCCATCTGCACTTCGACCACGTGGGAGGCCTGCGCTACTTCCAGGGCACGAAAGCCATCAAAAACGTCATCGTGGCCGAAACCGAGCTGCAAAGCGCCTGTTTCAGCGTGTTCACGGGTGAGGAACACAGCGCGTACATCAAGAGCCTGTTCGACGTGGAGGGCGTGGTGTACAGGCCCATCCGCGAAACAACCGAGCTCGCTCCCGATCTCACGCTCTTCATTCAGAAGGCGCACACGCCCGGCGTGACGGGACTCATCGTCAAAACCCGCACTCTCGGCAACGTCATCGCCACCAGCGACGCCGTGTACACGAAGGAAACCTGGGAAACCTCCACGCCTCCCGGCGGCCCCATCAACAAGGGCACCGAGGACTTTCTCGCCAACCTTCAGCGCCTGAGAGACATGCAGAAACACTACGACGCCGTCATGCTGTTCGGGCACGACAGCGAACAGATTCAGGAATGGAGCCTCAAAGGCGACATCTGA
- a CDS encoding pyridoxal phosphate-dependent aminotransferase, with product MQKLSNRTAGFTDSVIRRMTRVSLEFGAINLSQGFPDFDPPRPILDRLAEVAAQGPHQYSVTWGAQNFREALAAKQSRFMGRPIDPDTEIVVTCGSTEAMMAAMLTVTNPGDKVVVFSPFYENYGADAVLSGAEPIYVPLEPPTFRFDPEKLEDAFRQKPKAIILCNPSNPCGKVFTREELEIIAALARKYDVYVITDEVYEHIVYAPHRHVYMASLPGMAERTISCSSLSKTYSITGWRLGYIIASPEIVDHARKVHDFLTVGAASPLQEAAVTGLRFGDDYYRELTALYTEKKNLFMQGLDDLKIPHTDPEGAYYVLLDISEFGFESDVVFCEKLAEHVGVGAVPGSSFFKEPENRYIRLHFAKRKDTLEAALERLGDMRKKMSGLKG from the coding sequence ATGCAGAAACTTTCCAACAGAACCGCCGGTTTTACGGATTCCGTCATCCGCCGCATGACCCGCGTATCCCTGGAATTCGGAGCCATCAATCTTTCGCAGGGCTTTCCGGACTTCGATCCGCCCAGGCCCATCCTCGACCGTCTGGCCGAGGTGGCCGCCCAGGGCCCGCATCAGTATTCGGTGACGTGGGGCGCGCAGAACTTCCGCGAAGCGCTCGCGGCCAAGCAGTCCCGCTTCATGGGGCGCCCCATTGATCCCGACACCGAGATCGTCGTCACCTGCGGAAGCACCGAAGCCATGATGGCCGCCATGCTGACCGTGACCAATCCCGGCGACAAGGTCGTGGTTTTTTCGCCCTTTTATGAGAACTACGGCGCGGACGCCGTGCTTTCCGGCGCGGAGCCCATCTACGTGCCGCTGGAGCCCCCGACCTTCCGCTTTGATCCCGAAAAGCTCGAAGACGCCTTCCGGCAGAAGCCCAAGGCCATCATTCTGTGCAATCCCTCCAACCCGTGCGGCAAGGTGTTCACCCGCGAGGAGCTGGAGATCATAGCCGCCCTTGCGCGCAAATACGACGTCTACGTCATCACCGACGAGGTGTATGAACATATCGTCTATGCGCCGCACCGGCACGTGTACATGGCGTCTCTGCCAGGCATGGCCGAGCGCACCATTTCGTGCAGTTCGCTGTCCAAGACCTATTCGATTACGGGATGGCGTCTCGGATACATCATTGCCTCGCCCGAAATCGTGGATCATGCCAGAAAGGTGCATGATTTTCTCACCGTCGGCGCGGCGTCGCCGCTGCAGGAGGCGGCCGTGACCGGACTGCGCTTCGGGGACGACTACTATCGTGAGCTCACGGCGCTGTACACGGAGAAGAAAAATCTGTTCATGCAGGGCCTGGATGATCTGAAGATTCCGCACACCGATCCTGAAGGGGCGTACTATGTGCTCTTGGACATCTCGGAGTTCGGCTTTGAGAGCGACGTCGTCTTCTGCGAAAAGCTTGCCGAACATGTGGGCGTGGGCGCCGTGCCGGGATCGAGCTTTTTCAAGGAACCGGAAAACCGGTACATCCGCCTGCACTTTGCCAAGAGGAAGGATACGCTTGAGGCGGCTCTGGAACGCCTGGGCGACATGCGTAAAAAGATGTCGGGCCTGAAAGGCTGA
- a CDS encoding methionine ABC transporter permease, protein MLDLLVEYFPYTMKSLPMLWRSTVETLQMTLWSGSISFVLGLALGVLLIVTRRGGILENRLIYEVLDKTINLFRSIPFIILLFCLLPLTRLISGTAIGVQGSIVPLVFGTVPFLARQMESALSEVSPGLVEAAQSMGCGRLDIICRVYLRESIPAIARGVTITLISLIGLTAMAGAVGAGGLGNFAYVYGQQRSRMDIIYSTVIVLVAIVTVIQLLGSLVARISKH, encoded by the coding sequence ATGCTTGATCTGCTCGTCGAATATTTTCCCTATACCATGAAGTCGCTGCCCATGCTCTGGCGCAGCACGGTGGAAACCCTGCAGATGACGCTCTGGTCCGGAAGCATATCCTTTGTTCTGGGGCTTGCGCTCGGCGTCCTGCTCATCGTCACCCGGCGGGGCGGGATTCTCGAGAACCGTCTGATCTACGAAGTGCTGGACAAGACCATCAATCTGTTCCGCTCCATTCCGTTCATCATCCTGCTGTTCTGCCTTCTGCCTTTGACCCGTCTCATTTCCGGCACGGCCATCGGCGTGCAGGGCTCCATCGTGCCCCTCGTGTTCGGCACCGTGCCCTTTCTCGCCAGACAGATGGAATCGGCGCTGAGCGAGGTCAGTCCCGGCCTCGTGGAGGCGGCGCAGTCCATGGGCTGCGGCAGGCTCGACATCATTTGCCGGGTGTATCTTCGCGAAAGCATTCCCGCCATCGCCCGCGGCGTGACGATCACGCTCATCAGTCTCATAGGCCTGACGGCCATGGCCGGAGCCGTGGGCGCGGGCGGACTCGGCAACTTCGCCTATGTCTATGGTCAGCAGCGCAGCCGCATGGACATCATTTATTCCACGGTCATCGTGCTTGTCGCCATAGTCACGGTCATTCAGCTTCTGGGGAGCCTTGTGGCCCGCATCAGCAAACACTAA
- a CDS encoding MetQ/NlpA family ABC transporter substrate-binding protein, producing MNISAVIKSSVLFFALLAAPVSAFAEQVVKIGLTGAVYEEIWAPVAETMAREGVKLEYVQFSNFSLPNQALASGEVDLNAFQHHAFLRNEIRNNGYEIASIGDTFIVAMNLYSNKIKSVSELRDGDKVAVPNDATNEGRALKLLDAAGVLKLRKGAGASPELSDIESTCVDLDFVEMDANLIVSTLPDVALAAVNGNYALDSGLTADEAIFKEPKYDDDSYTCLIASRAADAQNPVYRRIVEAYQSQAVIDVFNTTFAGFFVPAWK from the coding sequence ATGAATATTTCCGCCGTCATCAAGTCGTCCGTGCTTTTTTTCGCTCTTCTGGCCGCCCCGGTTTCCGCATTCGCGGAGCAGGTGGTGAAAATCGGTCTCACCGGCGCGGTGTATGAAGAAATCTGGGCTCCCGTGGCCGAAACCATGGCCAGGGAGGGCGTCAAGCTCGAATACGTGCAGTTTTCCAATTTTTCCCTGCCCAATCAGGCGCTGGCCAGCGGGGAAGTGGATCTCAACGCCTTTCAGCATCACGCGTTTCTGCGGAACGAGATCAGGAACAACGGCTATGAGATTGCTTCCATAGGGGACACGTTCATTGTGGCCATGAATCTGTATTCCAATAAGATCAAGTCGGTAAGCGAGCTCAGGGACGGCGACAAGGTGGCCGTGCCCAATGACGCCACCAACGAAGGACGCGCCCTGAAACTGCTGGACGCGGCCGGAGTGCTGAAGCTCAGAAAAGGGGCGGGCGCGTCTCCCGAGCTGTCCGACATCGAATCCACCTGCGTGGACCTTGATTTCGTGGAGATGGACGCCAACCTGATCGTTTCCACGCTGCCCGACGTGGCGCTGGCGGCCGTCAACGGAAACTATGCGCTGGACAGCGGCCTCACCGCCGACGAGGCCATCTTCAAGGAACCTAAGTATGACGACGACAGCTACACCTGCCTCATTGCCAGCCGCGCCGCGGACGCGCAGAACCCCGTGTACCGGCGCATCGTGGAAGCGTATCAGTCGCAGGCGGTCATCGACGTATTCAACACCACGTTTGCCGGTTTCTTTGTGCCGGCCTGGAAATAG
- the hemB gene encoding porphobilinogen synthase, with amino-acid sequence MQNFFRGRRLRRNTVIREMMEEVTLRAADLMMGYIVVDSDDKDFRKPIASLPGMYQMSIDQLERQVGEAVDAGLRSLMLFGIPASKDEKGSEAYAENGIIQRAVRRLKKHWPDLQVVTDVCLCEYTSHGHCGLLAEGDRTGHVLNDPTRELIARTALSHAQAGSDMIAPSDMMDGRILAIRETLDKAGFVDLPIMSYAVKYASAYYGPFRDAAESSPHFGDRRSYQMDPALVTDGLREAAADIREGADIIMVKPAGPYLDMITRVSERFDVPVAAYQVSGEYAMIRAAAQNGWIDEEAVILESLLGIRRAGAKIIMTYFTEELLKKGLVH; translated from the coding sequence ATGCAGAACTTTTTTCGGGGACGCCGCCTGCGCCGCAACACCGTCATTCGTGAAATGATGGAAGAGGTCACCCTCCGCGCCGCTGACCTCATGATGGGCTACATCGTGGTGGACAGCGACGACAAAGACTTCCGCAAGCCCATTGCCTCCCTGCCCGGCATGTATCAGATGTCGATAGATCAGCTCGAACGGCAGGTGGGAGAAGCCGTGGACGCCGGTCTCAGATCGCTCATGCTCTTCGGCATTCCGGCCTCAAAGGACGAAAAGGGCAGCGAAGCCTATGCGGAAAACGGCATCATTCAGCGCGCCGTGCGCCGCCTGAAAAAGCACTGGCCCGACCTTCAGGTCGTCACCGACGTGTGCCTCTGCGAATACACCTCGCACGGCCACTGCGGGCTTCTGGCCGAAGGCGACAGAACCGGCCACGTGCTCAACGATCCCACGCGCGAGCTCATCGCCCGCACGGCCCTGAGCCACGCGCAGGCAGGCTCGGACATGATCGCCCCCTCCGACATGATGGACGGACGCATTCTCGCCATCCGCGAAACGCTGGACAAGGCGGGCTTCGTCGATCTTCCCATCATGTCCTACGCGGTCAAGTACGCCTCCGCCTACTACGGCCCCTTCCGCGACGCCGCCGAATCCTCCCCGCACTTCGGCGACCGCCGATCCTATCAGATGGATCCCGCCCTCGTCACCGACGGCCTGCGCGAAGCCGCCGCCGACATCCGCGAAGGCGCGGACATCATCATGGTCAAGCCCGCCGGCCCCTATCTGGACATGATAACCAGAGTTTCCGAACGCTTCGACGTGCCCGTGGCGGCCTATCAGGTCAGCGGCGAATACGCCATGATCCGCGCCGCCGCCCAGAACGGCTGGATTGACGAAGAGGCCGTCATTCTGGAATCTCTTCTCGGCATACGCCGCGCCGGCGCCAAGATCATCATGACCTACTTCACGGAAGAGCTGCTGAAAAAAGGCCTTGTCCACTGA